CGTGCGATATGCGCGAACGCATCATAGCCACGCGGGGGCAGCCATTCGTCTGGGCGCGGGATCGCTCCCGCGCTCAAGCAGCCAACCCGGGCGGTCACGGGACCAACCGGTCCCTACCCTCCCTTGCGGAAAGGCGCGCCGCCCCTATTCGGCCTTGCTCCGGGTGGGGTTTGCCATGCGGGCTGCGTTGCCGCCGCCCCGGTGCGCTCTTACCGCACCCTTTCACCCTTGCCTGACCGGGTCAGGCGGTCTGCTCTCTGTGGCACTTTCCCTGTGGTCGCCCACGGCGGGCGTTACCCGCCACCCTCGGTTGGTGGAGCCCGGACTTTCCTCGTCCAACGACCCGCTCATCCTGAGCCTGTCGAAGGACGCGGCTGCCCGGCCCTCTGGCACGCGCGCCATAGCACGCGAGATGCGCGAATAGAACGGCCTATCGCGTCTGCCCGCGGTCGCGGTCGAGCAGCAGCTGGAACAGGATGGCACGGATCTGTCCGTCGATCTCGCCGTCGATCTTCTCGGGCCGCCAGCGGCGCTGGAACGCCTCTACCGCCTTGTGCCCATCGGAAATGTCGTAACCGAACCGTTCGAGCGCGAGGTAGAACGCGCCGTCGTTGTCGAACGGGTCGCCCAGCTCCAACTTTTCCGGCTTGGGCAGGCACAGGTGGTATTCGGCCAGCCGGTCCCACGGAAACAGCTCGCCCGGATCGATCTTGCGCGGCGGGGCGACATCGGAATGGCCGACCACGTTGGCGCGCGGGATGTCGTATTCCTTCACGATGCGCGCCAGCAGCGGCACCAGCGCTTCGAACTGCGCGTCGGAAAACGGGCGATAGCCCAGCGCATGGCCCGGATGGTCGAGCTCGATCCCGATGGAGATACCGTTCACGTCCGTGTGTCCGCGCCAGTAGGACACGCCGGCATGCCAGGCGCGCTTGTCTTCCGGCACCAGCCGCGTGACCTCCCCGCTTTCGGAAATCAGGTAATGGGCCGAAACCTTGGCGTCGGGATCGCACAGCCGCGCCTCGGCACTCGCCGCGTCCTCCATCTCGGTATAGTGGAGCACAACCATCGAGATCGCCTCCGACCGCTCGTCGTAATTGGGCGACAGCGCTTCGCGGTGGACCAGCTCGTCGGCCACGGCGCTATCCGATCAGCCCGTCGGTATCGGTCGGCAATTCCGCACCGAGGACGAGCGAGCCTTCGCCGAGGTGGTATTGGAGTCCGCCGCCGTCCGCTTCGGCCAGTTCGCACAGCATGAAGGCGGGCGCGGTTCGGCTGGTCAGCTCGCCTTCGCCCGACAGCGCCTTGCCGATGGTTTGGTCGAAGGCGATCTTTGGGCCGGTCGCGCGCACCACGATCTCCGTCGCGCCTCCGCGCATTTCCGCCCCGATGTCGAGCGTGCCGCCGCGCACCAGCGCATCGAGGCCCATCTGCGCGAAGTTGAGCAGCACTTTCACTGCGCCCTTCGGCAGGCGCGCGGTGGCGAGCGCCCAGTTGGCCTCGACCCGTTCGTTCTTGGCGACCAGCGCATCCACCAGCGCACGCGGCTCGTCCACGTCGATCATGTCGCCGAAACCGCCCGCGGCCCCAAATGCGAGGCGGAAGAACTTGAGCTTGTCGGTCGATATCTGCGCGCTCTGTTCGAGCAGTTCGAAACACCGGTCGCGCATGTCCGGGTCCTTCTCGTCCGAGAGCAGTTCCAGCCCGTTCGACAGCGCGCCGACAGGACTGAGCAGGTCGTGGCAAAGCTTGGAACACAGCAGGCTGGCCAGCTGGACGGGATCGATATCGCTCATGGAAAAACAGGTCCGCTTGATCGGCTAATTCGCATCCCCGACGTCCTAGAGGAAATTTGCCGCGCTGCCACCCGTCCTTTTGCGCGCCTCCGCTCTGTGCCGGTCAGGAGAGGCGCGCGAAATTCGCCGCCCCGGGCGCGGGCTTGCGCGTGGCCGTAGGCTCAGGCGCGCGGCCCGGCTCCGCACCGAGCATGTCGGCGAGGTCCGCCAGCCGTTCCTCGTAGCGGCGGTAGAATACCAGCTTGGCTTCCTTGCGCGTTTCCACCAGCCCGGCCTTGCGCAGCACGCCGAGCTGCTGCGACAACGCGGGCTGGCCGATGCCGGTCGCGGCCTCGATCTCCCCGACGTTGCGCTCGCCGGCTTTCAGCAGGTCGAGGATGCGCAGGCGCGAAGGGTGGCCGATGGCCTTGAAAGCATCGACCGCCTCGTCCTCGGTGAGAGCGGCATCGCTCACCGGCGCTCGCCCTTCCGCGGCGTCGCCTCGCGCAGGAACCAGTCCGCCTGCCCCTCGGCCGCGAAGACCTCGTCGATATCCTGCGCAGGCGGCCGCAACAGCGCATCGCCCGCCTGCCAATTGGCCGGGGCCACGCCTTCGGCGGCGTCGATCGCCTGCAGCGCGTCGAGCGTGCGCAGCATTTCGGGGATCGAACGCCCGACGCTGGCGGGATAACAGCTCAACGCACGGATCGTGCCGGCAGGGTCGATGAAGAAGGTCGTGCGCACCGTCGCACTGTCGCTGTCCTGCGCGCAGACCATGCCATAGGCGCGGCCGACGACCAGCGTCGGGTCCTCCACGATCGGAAAGCGCACTTCGACATCGAACCGGTCGCGGATCATGCGCAGCCACGCGAAGTGGGAAAAGAGGCTGTCTACCGACAGGGCCATCAGCGCGCAGTCGCGTGCATCGAAGGCCGCCGCCTCGCGCGCCAGGGCGACGAATTCGGTCGTGCAGACCGGCGTGAAATCCGCCGGGTGGGAGAACAGGACCAGCCAGCGACCACGAAAATCGGAAAGGCGCACCGGCCCCGCCGTGCTGCGCGCCTCGAAATCGGGCGCGGTATCGCCGATGCGCAAAGGCCGCAGAGCCGGGCCGGTAGGGGCTGCGTTGTCCATGACGGACGATCTATCCCCTTGACTCGCGGATTGCAATACATATACACGATTTATGAAATCGAAGGAGTTATTTCATGTCTGACGCAGACGCAGCGCTCCAGGCGGCCCGCGACCAGATCGGGCGCGCCGCGGGCGAAAAGACGCTCCGCCCCTCGATCGCGGGCTTTTTCGACGAGGCCACCAATGCGGTAAGCTACGTCGTCCACGACCCGGAAACATGCGAAGCCGCGATTATCGATTCGGTGCTGGACTACGAAGCGGCCGCCGGGCGCACGTCCCATGGCTCGGCGGAGCGCATCATCGACTACGTCACTTCGAGCAATCTGCAAGTAACATGGCTGATCGAGACGCACGCCCATGCCGACCACATCTCTGCCGCGCCCTATTTACAGGACAAGCTCGGCGGGAAGCTTGCCATCGGCAAGGACATCGTTCGCGTGCAGGAAGTCTTCGGCAAGCTGTTCAACGCCGGCACCGATTTCGAGCGCGACGGATCGCAATTCGACAAGCTGTTCTCGGACGGCGAGACCTTCTCGCTCGGCCAGATCGAGGGCATCGCGCTCCACGTCCCTGGCCATACGCCGGCCGACATGGCCTTCATCATCGGCGATGCGGCCTTCGCGGGCGACACGATTTTTATGCCCGATTTCGGCACGGCGCGGGCGGACTTCCCGGGCGGCGATGCGCGCGAGCTGTTCCGGTCTATCCGCCGCCTGCTTTCCCTGCCCGACGACACGCGGCTGTTCCTGTGCCACGATTACAAGGCGCCGGGTCGCGACGAATATGCGTGGGAGACCACCGTGGGCCAGCAGCGGCGCGAGAACGTGCATGTGAAGGACGGCGTGACCGAGGACGAGTTCTTCCAGATGCGCACGACGCGGGACAAGACGCTCGCCATGCCCGAACTCATCATGCCGTCGGTGCAAGTCAATATTCGCGGCGGCCGCCTGCCGGAGCCGGAGGATAACGGCGTCAGCTACATCAAGATTCCGGTGAACGCGGTATGAGCCTGCCCGGTTTTCCCGACGCGGCTCCGCTCGCAGGGCTCGGCGGCGGCATCCTCATCGGCCTCGCCGCTGCACTGATGCTGCTGGGCGCAGGCCGCATTGCCGGCGTGTCCGGCATCTTCGCGCGCGCAACCGGCCTCAGCGACAGCGGCATGTCGAAACCCGGCGCATGGATGTTCGTCCTCGGCCTACCGCTCGGCGCCTTCATCGTCGCGCTCGCAACCGGCGGCCTGCCGGCGAACTTCGCCAGTCCGGCCTACCTCGTCGTCGCCGGCCTGCTGGTCGGCATCGGGACCCGTCTCGGCAGCGGCTGCACCAGCGGCCACGGCGTGTGCGGGGTCAGCCGCCTGTCGCAGCGGTCGCTCGTCGCGACGGTCACTTTCATGGCTGCCGGCATCGCCACTGTGGCGCTGATGAACACGCTGGGCATGGAGGTCCTGCCATGATCCGCCGCATCCTTCCCCCGCTGCTTTCGGGAACGCTGTTCGGCGCCGGCCTTGCGCTTGGCGGGATGACGGATCCGGCGCGCGTGCGCGGCTTCCTCGACCTGTTCGGCGACTGGGATCCGACACTGGCCTTCGTGATGGGCGGCGCAGTCATCGTGATGGCGATCGCGTGGCGCTTCCAGCCACGCATGGCCCATCCGCTGTTCGCCGAGAAATTCGCCCTGCCCGACCGCAGCGACCTGACCCCGAAACTGATCGGCGGCGCAGCCCTGTTCGGGATCGGCTGGGGTATCGCCGGCCTGTGCCCCGGACCCGGCCTCGCCGCGCTGGTGATCGAACCGGCATCGGCCGCGTTCTTCGTAGCCGCCATGCTTGCCGGCATGGGCATCGTCCGGCTGGTCGAAAAGGATTGAGGAGAGCAGGCATGACCGAGACGAAGAAGCACCAGATCGTGATTGCAGGGGGCGGCTCGGCCGGGATCGCCACGGCTGCATCGCTGCTGAAGCGGCGCGCCGGGCTCGACATCGCCATCGTCGAACCGCGCGAGGAGCACTACTACCAGCCCGGCTGGACGATGGTCGGCGGCGGCGTGTTCGTCAAGGAAGAGACTTGCCGCAGCGAAGCCTCGGTCATGCCGGAGGCGGTCACGTGGATCAAACAGGCCGTCCGGGGCTTCGACCCCGAGGTTAAGACCGTCGATCTCGCCGATGGAACCCGCCTCGCCTACGACCTGCTGATCGTGGCGATGGGCAACCGCCTCGCCTGGGAAGAGGTCGAGGGGCTGGAGGAGACGCTCGGCAAGAACGGCGTCACGTCCAATTACCGCTACGACCTTGCCCCCTATACCTGGGAGCTGGTGCAGCAGACCCGCAAGGGCCGCGCGCTGTTCACCCAGCCGCCGATGCCGATCAAATGCGCAGGCGCGCCGCAAAAGGCGATGTACCTGTCCTGCTCCGAATGGGAAAAGCGGGGCGTGCTCGGCGATATAGAGGTCGAGTTCCACAACCAGGGCGGCGTGCTGTTCGGCGTGGGCGACTATGTGCCCGCGCTGATGGAATATATCGAACGCTACGGCGTCGATCTCAATTTCGGCAGCAACCTCGTGCGGGTGGACGGTGCGGCGAAGACCGCGTGGTTCGCGACCGAGGACGGCGAAGTCGAGCGCACGTTCGACATGCTCCACGTCTGCCCGCCGCAAAAGGGCAACGCGGTAGTCGCCGCCAGCGCGCTCGCGAACGAGGCCGGCTATGCCGATGTCGACCAGCATAGCCTGCAGCACACGAGATATCCCGATGTCTTCGCGCTCGGCGATTGTTCCAGCACCCCCAATGCCAAGACCATGGCCGCCGCGCGCAAGCAGGCGCCTGTGGCGGCGGTCAACGCCCTCGCGCAGCTGGATGGCAAGCCGATGGCGGCGCAATACGATGGCTATGGCAGCTGCCCGCTGACGGTCGAGAACGGCAAGATCGTGCTGGCCGAATTCGGCTATGGCGGCGTGCTGAAACCCAGCTTCCCGCGCTGGCTGCTCGACGGGACGCGCCCGTCGAAAGCGGCATGGAAGCTGAAAGCGAATGTCCTGCCCTCGATCTACTGGAACGCCATGCTCAAGGGCCGCGAGTGGATGGCCAAACCCGTCGGCATGGCCTGAACGCGGAAAGACCTGCCCCCATGCTGTCGCGCTATTTCCCGATCCTCGAGTGGGGGCGGAGCTACAACCGGTCGGTGCTGACGAACGACCTGATGGCGGCGGTGATCGTCACCATCATGCTGATCCCGCAGAGCCTCGCCTATGCGCTGCTGGCGGGGCTGCCGCCGGTCGTGGGCCTGTATGCCAGCATCCTGCCGCTGGTGCTTTATGCCTTTTTCGGCACCAGCCGCACGCTTGCCGTGGGCCCGGTGGCGGTGATCAGCCTGATGACCGCCAGCGCGGCAGGCGCGGTCGCGGCGCAGGGGACGGCGGAGTATCTGGAGGCGGCGGTGACGCTCGCCATGCTGTCCGGCGTGATGCTGGCGGTGCTGGGGCTGCTGCGCGCAGGCTTTCTTGCCAATCTCCTGTCCCACCCCGTCATCAGCGGGTTCATCACCGCCAGCGGTATCCTGATCGCGACGAGCCAGCTGAAGCATATCCTGGGCATCAAGGCGGGCGGCGACAACTGGCCCGACATGCTCGGCTCGCTGGCCGCCGGGATCGCGCAGACCGACCCGTGGACGCTCGCCATCGGCATCCCCGCCACGCTGTTCCTGTTCTGGGTCCGCAAGGGCGGCAAGCCCGCCCTGCAGCACCTCGGCCTGCCTCCGCGCGCGGCCGACATGACCGCCAAGGCCGGACCGGTCGCAGCCGTCGCGCTGACGATCCTCGCGGCGGTGCTGCTCGACCTCGGCGACAAGGGCGTGAACCTCGTCGGCGCGATCCCGCAGGGCCTGCCGCCTTTCGCCTTGCCCTCTGCCGACCTCTCCCTGATCGAGAAGATGTGGGTACCCGCGCTGCTGATCTCGATCATCGGCTTCGTCGAAAGCGTCTCGGTCGCGCAGACGCTGGCCGCCAAGCGCCGCCAGCGCATTTCGCCGGACCAGGAGCTGATCGGCCTAGGCGCCGCGAATATCGCCAGCGCCTTTTCCGGCGGCTACCCGGTCACCGGCGGTTTCGCCCGCTCGGCAGTGAATTTCGACGCTGGCGCGGAGACACCCGCGGCCGGCGCCTTCACCGCCGTCGGCATCGCGCTTGCCACGCTGTTCCTCACCCCGCTGCTGTTCAGCCTGCCCATCGCCACGCTGGCGGCGACGATCATCGTGGCGGTGCTCAGCCTCGTCGACCTGAAGACACCCGGCCAGCTGTGGCGCTATTCCAAGGCCGATTTCGCGGCCCATGTCGCCACCATCGGTATCACGCTGGTCGCGGGCGTGGAACTGGGCGTGATCGCCGGGGTCGCGGTCGGCCTGCTGCTTTACCTGTGGCGGGCGAGCCGCCCCCATGCTGCCATCGTCGGCCGCGTGCCGGAGACCGAGCATTTCCGCAATGTGGAGCGGCACGAGGTCTTCACCGTGCCGCACGTCCTTTCCATCCGCATCGACGAGGCGCTGACGTACCTCAACGCCCGCTGGCTGGAGGAATACGTGCTGGAGCGGGTGGCCGAGAAGCCGGAGCTGCGCCACGTCATCCTGATGTGCAACGCGGTGAACGAGATCGACGCCTCAGGCCTCGAAAGCCTGGAGGCGATCAACCACCGGCTGGAAGATGGCGGGATAGGCCTCCACCTGTCCGAAGTGAAAGGCCCGGTCATGGACCGGCTGAAGCGCACCGACTTCCTCGAAGAGCTTAACGGCAAGGTTTACTTGTCGCAGAACCGCGCCTTCGACGAACTGGTGCGCGACGATGGCGCGCCGGGGCTGCCGCAGGACCATTTCCTGGCCCGCGGGATGATCTGACAGTTGCACTCCAGGCAAGCGCGGTTGCCTGCTTTGCGCTGCCGCGCGAACCGCAACTGATGTAAGGGATCGGCTCATGTTCGAACACCTCGACGCCCTGCTGCTCGCGCGGATCCAGTTCGCCTTTACAGTCAGCTTCCATTTCTTCTTCCCGGCCTTTTCCATCGGCCTCGCCAGCTACCTGATGGTGCTGGAAGGATTGTGGCTGAAGACCGGCAAGCAGCTCTATCTCGACCTGTTCAAATACTGGCTGAAGATCTTCGCCATCGCCTTTGCCATGGGCGTCGTCTCCGGCATCGTGATGAGCTACCAGTTCGGCACCAACTGGTCGGTCTTTTCCGACCTTGCCGGCCCGGTGATCGGGCCGCTGATGGCTTACGAGGTTTTGACCGCCTTCTTCCTGGAGGCAGGCTTCCTCGGCGTGATGCTGTTCGGGATGAACAAGGTCGGCAAGAAGCTGCACTTCGCTGCCACCTGCATGGTCGCACTCGGCACGTTCGTGTCCGCCTTCTGGATCCTGTCGGTCAACAGCTGGATGCAGACGCCGACGGGGTACGAGATGGGCGCAAACGGGCAGTTCATGCCGGGCGCGAGCTGGTGGGACATCATCTTCAACCCCAGCTTCCCCTACCGCCTCGTCCACACGGTGATGGCGGCCTACCTCACCACCGCATTCGTGGTCGGCGGGGTCGGCGCGTGGCACCTGCTCAAGGACCGGACGAACGCCCACGCGCGCAAGATGTTCTCCATGGCCATGTGGATGGCCGCCATCGTCACGCCGCTGCAGATCGCGGCGGGCGATGCACACGGCCTCAACACGCTGGAGCACCAGCCGCAGAAGGTCATGGCCATGGAAGGCCATTTCCAGAGCCATCCGGACGGCGCGCCGCTGATCCTGTTCGGCATCCCGGACAGCGAGGCGAAGACGGTGCGTTACGCGATCGAGATACCCAAGCTGTCCTCACTGATCCTGAAGCACGACCTCGACGCGCCGCTCGCCGGGCTCGACACGATCCCCGATGACGAGGAGCCGCCCGTCGGCGTTGTCTTCTGGTCGTTCCGGGTGATGGTCGGCATCGGTTTCGCGATGCTCGGCATCGGGCTGTGGAGCCTCTACGCCCGCACCCGGAAGAAACTGTACGAGTGGACCTGGCTGCACCGCGCCGCGCTGCTGATGGCACCGTCGGGCTTCGCCGCCGTCCTGGCCGGCTGGATCACCACCGAAGTCGGCCGCCAGCCCTATGTCATCTACGGCGTGCTGCGCACCGCGGACGCGGCCAGCCCGCTCGACGCGCCGGCCGTGGCCGCTTCGCTGCTGGCTTTCATCCTCGTCTATTTCACCGTGTTCGGCATCGGCGTGTGGTACATCCTGCGCCTGATGAGCCAAACGCCGCATGTGGGCGAGAGCGGCGTCAAGCGCGGCGACACCGGACCGATCCGCACCGCCGGCATCACGCCGGGCCCGACGCAGAACCCGGGCGACGACGATGCGCTGCCGCGTTCGAAGGAGGAGGCGGAATAATGGACCTCACCGTCGTCTGGGCCTTCATCATCGCCTTTGCCGTCTTCGCCTATGTCGTGATGGACGGGTTCGACCTCGGCATCGGCATCCTATTCCCCACCTTCGCCCCCGGGCGGGAGCGCGACCGGGCAATGAATTCCATCGCGCCCGTGTGGGACGGCAACGAGACCTGGCTGGTGCTGGGCGGCGGCGGGCTGTTTGCCGCCTTCCCGCTGGCCTATGCGGTGATCCTCCCGGCGACCTATCCGCTGATCATCGCCATGCTGCTGGGCCTCGTCTTCCGCGGCGTGGCCTTCGAATACCGCTGGCGCGACCCCGCGCACCGCGGCTTCTGGGACGCGGCCTTTACCGGCGGGTCCTTCGTCGCCGCGCTGGCGCAGGGCATGGTGCTGGGGGCGCTGCTGCAGGGCGTGGAAGTGTCCGGCCGCGCCTACGCGGGCAGCTGGTTCGACTGGCTGACCCCCTACACGCTCCTGTGCGGGCTGGGCACGGTGGCGGGCTACGCCCTGCTCGGCAGCACGTGGCTGATCTGGAAGCTGGACGGCGAAGGGCAGGCCCATGCCCGCACGCTGGCCTTCAAGGCGGCACTGGCGACCATTGCGCTGATGGGCGCGGTCAGCCTCTACAACGTGTTCCTCAACGCCGAGTATGCCGAGCGCTGGCTGACCGCGCCGGAGATCTATTTCGCCGCCCCGGTGCCGATCCTCACCGGCTTCGTCGCGTGGAGCATCGTGCGTGCCGTGAGGACGGAGCGCAACAGCAAGCCTTTCTGGCTCAGCCTCGCGCTGTTCTTCCTCGGCATGGCGGGGCTCGGAGTGACCATGTGGCCCTATGTCGTCCCGCCCGGCCTCACCATCTGGGACGCCGCCGCGCCGGAGCGCAGCCAGATTTTCATGCTGGTAGGCGTTGCGATCACCATGCCGCTGATCATCGCCTACACCGCCTGGGCTTACTGGGTTTTCCGCGGCAAGGTGGCCGGCGAAGGGTATCACTGACATGCGCTCATGCACCGAAGCGGTAGCGCGAAAGGAGCCGACTCAGGAAACCGAGGCACCCCTGTGGCAGCGCCTCGCCTGGATGGCCGCGATCTGGGCGATCGGCGTGGCCGTGCTCGGCCTCGTCGCATGGATCCTGCGGCTGTGGATCGCGCCCTGACCCACGCAGGCTTCGACAAGCCCAACGCTGGCGCGCTATGGCGCGCGGCGCAATGGCGAACGAGACGCACATAGACGGCACGATTGCCACCACGGACCGGCTCGACAAGACGCTGGCCGAGGCGACCGGCCTGTCGCGCGCACGGGTTCAGGCGCTGATCGCCGACGGCGCCGTCACGGTGGACGGGGAGCCGGCGACGAGCGCCAAGGCGAAGGTGCGCGCCGGCGCGACGTACGCTGTCGAACTGCCCCCTCCCGAACCGCTGGCAGCGATCCCGCAGGACATCCCCGTGCCCATCGTGTTCGAGGACGCGCATCTCGTGGTGGTCGACAAGCCTGCAGGCATGGTGGTGCACCCCGCCGCCGGCAATCCGGACGGTACGCTGGTCAACGCGCTGCTGCACCATTGCCGCGGCAGCCTCAGCGGCATCGGCGGAGTCGCGCGGCCCGGCATCGTCCACCGGATCGACAAGGACACGTCGGGCCTGCTGGTGGTGGCCAAGAGCGATGCGGCGCACGAAGGGCTGGCGCGGCAGTTCGCCGACCATTCGCTCACCCGCGCGTACCTCGCGCTGGTCGGCGGGGTGCCGGTGCCGCCATCCGGCACGATCGATGCGCGGCTCGGCCGCAGCGACCGGGATCGTAAGAAAATGGCCGTCCTTGCGCCCGATTCGCAGCGCGGGAAGCATGCCGTAACCCATTACCGGACCATAAAAACTTTTCCCGCAGCAAGTCTGCTTGAATGCCGGCTGGAAACAGGGCGCACCCACCAGGTCCGCGTTCACTGCGCGTCAATCGGCCATGCGCTATTAGGGGACCCTGTCTATGGCCGGACTCCCGCCCCATTACGCCGCCTTCTCAGAGACTTGGCGTTCACCCGCCAGGCGCTCCATGCAGCCGAGCTCGGTTTCGTCCATCCCGTCACCGGCGACGAGTTGCATTTTATCAGCGATTTACCGCCCGACATGGCGGAACTGATCGAGCGGGTTTCTGGTTCTTATTAAGGAAATTTGCGGGCCATCGCGCAAGAAATATCGTATAAGGATTTCACCGAGTGACCGTGCACGCAGGATGCCCATCAGGGGTCCTTGCACCAGCGGTCGACAATGAAAGGTCAGGGAAAGACGTGAGCAATACGAAACGACCAACAGTGCCAGCACTGGGCGGGGAGCAGAGCCTCAACCGCTACCTATCCGAAATCAAGAAGTTCCCCGTACTGACGGCAGAGCAGGAATACATGCTCGCCAAGCGGTACGAGGAGCATGAGGACAGCGAAGCTGCAGCGCAGCTCGTC
This sequence is a window from Alteriqipengyuania flavescens. Protein-coding genes within it:
- a CDS encoding N-acetylmuramoyl-L-alanine amidase, translated to MVVLHYTEMEDAASAEARLCDPDAKVSAHYLISESGEVTRLVPEDKRAWHAGVSYWRGHTDVNGISIGIELDHPGHALGYRPFSDAQFEALVPLLARIVKEYDIPRANVVGHSDVAPPRKIDPGELFPWDRLAEYHLCLPKPEKLELGDPFDNDGAFYLALERFGYDISDGHKAVEAFQRRWRPEKIDGEIDGQIRAILFQLLLDRDRGQTR
- the cydB gene encoding cytochrome d ubiquinol oxidase subunit II; amino-acid sequence: MDLTVVWAFIIAFAVFAYVVMDGFDLGIGILFPTFAPGRERDRAMNSIAPVWDGNETWLVLGGGGLFAAFPLAYAVILPATYPLIIAMLLGLVFRGVAFEYRWRDPAHRGFWDAAFTGGSFVAALAQGMVLGALLQGVEVSGRAYAGSWFDWLTPYTLLCGLGTVAGYALLGSTWLIWKLDGEGQAHARTLAFKAALATIALMGAVSLYNVFLNAEYAERWLTAPEIYFAAPVPILTGFVAWSIVRAVRTERNSKPFWLSLALFFLGMAGLGVTMWPYVVPPGLTIWDAAAPERSQIFMLVGVAITMPLIIAYTAWAYWVFRGKVAGEGYH
- a CDS encoding histidine phosphotransferase family protein, giving the protein MSDIDPVQLASLLCSKLCHDLLSPVGALSNGLELLSDEKDPDMRDRCFELLEQSAQISTDKLKFFRLAFGAAGGFGDMIDVDEPRALVDALVAKNERVEANWALATARLPKGAVKVLLNFAQMGLDALVRGGTLDIGAEMRGGATEIVVRATGPKIAFDQTIGKALSGEGELTSRTAPAFMLCELAEADGGGLQYHLGEGSLVLGAELPTDTDGLIG
- a CDS encoding DUF2474 domain-containing protein; translation: MRSCTEAVARKEPTQETEAPLWQRLAWMAAIWAIGVAVLGLVAWILRLWIAP
- a CDS encoding SulP family inorganic anion transporter, which gives rise to MLSRYFPILEWGRSYNRSVLTNDLMAAVIVTIMLIPQSLAYALLAGLPPVVGLYASILPLVLYAFFGTSRTLAVGPVAVISLMTASAAGAVAAQGTAEYLEAAVTLAMLSGVMLAVLGLLRAGFLANLLSHPVISGFITASGILIATSQLKHILGIKAGGDNWPDMLGSLAAGIAQTDPWTLAIGIPATLFLFWVRKGGKPALQHLGLPPRAADMTAKAGPVAAVALTILAAVLLDLGDKGVNLVGAIPQGLPPFALPSADLSLIEKMWVPALLISIIGFVESVSVAQTLAAKRRQRISPDQELIGLGAANIASAFSGGYPVTGGFARSAVNFDAGAETPAAGAFTAVGIALATLFLTPLLFSLPIATLAATIIVAVLSLVDLKTPGQLWRYSKADFAAHVATIGITLVAGVELGVIAGVAVGLLLYLWRASRPHAAIVGRVPETEHFRNVERHEVFTVPHVLSIRIDEALTYLNARWLEEYVLERVAEKPELRHVILMCNAVNEIDASGLESLEAINHRLEDGGIGLHLSEVKGPVMDRLKRTDFLEELNGKVYLSQNRAFDELVRDDGAPGLPQDHFLARGMI
- a CDS encoding NAD(P)/FAD-dependent oxidoreductase, producing the protein MTETKKHQIVIAGGGSAGIATAASLLKRRAGLDIAIVEPREEHYYQPGWTMVGGGVFVKEETCRSEASVMPEAVTWIKQAVRGFDPEVKTVDLADGTRLAYDLLIVAMGNRLAWEEVEGLEETLGKNGVTSNYRYDLAPYTWELVQQTRKGRALFTQPPMPIKCAGAPQKAMYLSCSEWEKRGVLGDIEVEFHNQGGVLFGVGDYVPALMEYIERYGVDLNFGSNLVRVDGAAKTAWFATEDGEVERTFDMLHVCPPQKGNAVVAASALANEAGYADVDQHSLQHTRYPDVFALGDCSSTPNAKTMAAARKQAPVAAVNALAQLDGKPMAAQYDGYGSCPLTVENGKIVLAEFGYGGVLKPSFPRWLLDGTRPSKAAWKLKANVLPSIYWNAMLKGREWMAKPVGMA
- a CDS encoding peroxiredoxin, with protein sequence MDNAAPTGPALRPLRIGDTAPDFEARSTAGPVRLSDFRGRWLVLFSHPADFTPVCTTEFVALAREAAAFDARDCALMALSVDSLFSHFAWLRMIRDRFDVEVRFPIVEDPTLVVGRAYGMVCAQDSDSATVRTTFFIDPAGTIRALSCYPASVGRSIPEMLRTLDALQAIDAAEGVAPANWQAGDALLRPPAQDIDEVFAAEGQADWFLREATPRKGERR
- a CDS encoding DUF6691 family protein, whose protein sequence is MIRRILPPLLSGTLFGAGLALGGMTDPARVRGFLDLFGDWDPTLAFVMGGAVIVMAIAWRFQPRMAHPLFAEKFALPDRSDLTPKLIGGAALFGIGWGIAGLCPGPGLAALVIEPASAAFFVAAMLAGMGIVRLVEKD
- a CDS encoding cytochrome ubiquinol oxidase subunit I → MFEHLDALLLARIQFAFTVSFHFFFPAFSIGLASYLMVLEGLWLKTGKQLYLDLFKYWLKIFAIAFAMGVVSGIVMSYQFGTNWSVFSDLAGPVIGPLMAYEVLTAFFLEAGFLGVMLFGMNKVGKKLHFAATCMVALGTFVSAFWILSVNSWMQTPTGYEMGANGQFMPGASWWDIIFNPSFPYRLVHTVMAAYLTTAFVVGGVGAWHLLKDRTNAHARKMFSMAMWMAAIVTPLQIAAGDAHGLNTLEHQPQKVMAMEGHFQSHPDGAPLILFGIPDSEAKTVRYAIEIPKLSSLILKHDLDAPLAGLDTIPDDEEPPVGVVFWSFRVMVGIGFAMLGIGLWSLYARTRKKLYEWTWLHRAALLMAPSGFAAVLAGWITTEVGRQPYVIYGVLRTADAASPLDAPAVAASLLAFILVYFTVFGIGVWYILRLMSQTPHVGESGVKRGDTGPIRTAGITPGPTQNPGDDDALPRSKEEAE
- a CDS encoding YeeE/YedE family protein; protein product: MSLPGFPDAAPLAGLGGGILIGLAAALMLLGAGRIAGVSGIFARATGLSDSGMSKPGAWMFVLGLPLGAFIVALATGGLPANFASPAYLVVAGLLVGIGTRLGSGCTSGHGVCGVSRLSQRSLVATVTFMAAGIATVALMNTLGMEVLP
- a CDS encoding MBL fold metallo-hydrolase: MSDADAALQAARDQIGRAAGEKTLRPSIAGFFDEATNAVSYVVHDPETCEAAIIDSVLDYEAAAGRTSHGSAERIIDYVTSSNLQVTWLIETHAHADHISAAPYLQDKLGGKLAIGKDIVRVQEVFGKLFNAGTDFERDGSQFDKLFSDGETFSLGQIEGIALHVPGHTPADMAFIIGDAAFAGDTIFMPDFGTARADFPGGDARELFRSIRRLLSLPDDTRLFLCHDYKAPGRDEYAWETTVGQQRRENVHVKDGVTEDEFFQMRTTRDKTLAMPELIMPSVQVNIRGGRLPEPEDNGVSYIKIPVNAV
- a CDS encoding ArsR/SmtB family transcription factor — protein: MSDAALTEDEAVDAFKAIGHPSRLRILDLLKAGERNVGEIEAATGIGQPALSQQLGVLRKAGLVETRKEAKLVFYRRYEERLADLADMLGAEPGRAPEPTATRKPAPGAANFARLS